The Candidatus Taylorbacteria bacterium nucleotide sequence CTGTCCCCTGTGGGATATATGCTAACATTGAACCGTTATCAACTAACGAGAGGCGCAGAGTGCAAAGATGGGTGGCCTTATACATCTAATTTACTAACTTACTAATTACTACTATACTACTCTCATGATTTCCCACCTCAAAGGCACGATCTCGTTCCGCAGTTCCGATTTTTTGGTTGTGGATGTCGCGGGAGTCGGGTATAAAGTGTTTGTGACGGAAGAAACTCTCGATAAGGTGAGCGCAATTGGAGACAGTCAGGTTCACATCTGGACGCATCTTACGGTGCGGGAGGATGCGCACGACCTTTATGGATTTCTCGAAAAAGAGGAGTTGGATTTTTTCGAACTATTAATTACAGTCTCCGGAATTGGTCCAAAAACTGCTCTCGCTATTTTAAATCTTACTCCGGTTGAAACGCTGGCTACCGCTATTGCATCAGGAGACGCGACACTGCTTTCAAAGTCCGCTGGCATTGGAGGCAAACGCGCCGAGAAAATTATTATCGAGCTCAAAGATAAATTTCTAACGGGTGTAAAAGAAGGCGATGGGGGAGCTCTCCGAGATCAGAATGACGCGATCGAGGCTCTCAAATCCTTGGGATACAGTGAAAAAGAGTCACGCGACGCGCTCAAAAAAATAAATAAAGAAATTGTGGGTACTGGGGAGAGGGTCAAGCAGGCTTTGAAACTCTTGGGAAAGTGAGGAATTGATTCAAGTTCATAAAAATAAGCCAAGCTAGATAAAATTACAACACACCCAATTGTCCAAAGCGTCTCTTTGGACAGGAGGGGCGATTGTAAAAAAACGACGTTGTGGGCTATGATTAGCCGATGGAATCTGTATTTCGACTTGGAAAAAAGTTGATTCCTCGCCCTTTTTTTAAGGCTGTTCAGCCCTACTATCATTTGTGCATGTCTTTTGTTGGAGCCGTGATTTACCGTTTCCCCTCACGCGAGATAAACGTAGTCGGTGTCACAGGGACAAAGGGAAAAACCTCCACTGCCGAAGTTGTGAATGCCATTTTAGAGGAAGCGGGATTCAAGACTGCTCTCGCGAGCACTCTTCGATTTAAAATTGACGAAGAGTCTAGACGCAACATGTTCAAAATGACGATGCCTGGGAGGTTTTTTATCCAGCGATTTTTACGCCAGGCGGTGAAAAAAAAATGCACCCACGCCGTGATTGAAATAACTTCTGAAGCGCAAGTGCAACGTCGCAATCGGTACATTTTTCTCGATGCGCTCATTTTTACAAACATTTCACCTGAACATATCGAATCTCACGGCTCGTACGAAAATTATTTGAATGCCAAACTCGAAATTGCGAAAAGTCTCGAGAACTCAAGGAAACCGAGGACAATTCTTGTCGTAAACCGCGACGACAAAGAATCGGCAAAATTTATGGCAGTCGAAGCAAAAGAGAAACTCGCATTTTCACTTACAGATGCGGAGCCGTGGAAGACGAGCGACGATGGAGGAGAGTTTACTTTCCGAGGAGTGCCGATAAAAACAAAGTTACCGGGTAAATTTAATATCTATAATATTTTGTCGGCATCCACATACGCTCTTTCGCAGAAAATCGAGCCATCGGTTATAAAAAAAGCAGTTGAAAATCTTGATCAAATTTTGGGAAGAGTTGAGAAAATAAGGTTGGATCCGAAGCACCCCTTGTTTTCGAGGCAGGATTTTTCTGTGGTCGTGGACTATGCTCATACGGGAGACTCGCTAAGGCAATTTTACGAAGTTTTTGGAGCGACGCGCAAAATTTGTATTTTAGGAAATA carries:
- the ruvA gene encoding Holliday junction branch migration protein RuvA codes for the protein MISHLKGTISFRSSDFLVVDVAGVGYKVFVTEETLDKVSAIGDSQVHIWTHLTVREDAHDLYGFLEKEELDFFELLITVSGIGPKTALAILNLTPVETLATAIASGDATLLSKSAGIGGKRAEKIIIELKDKFLTGVKEGDGGALRDQNDAIEALKSLGYSEKESRDALKKINKEIVGTGERVKQALKLLGK
- the murE gene encoding UDP-N-acetylmuramyl-tripeptide synthetase; this translates as MSFVGAVIYRFPSREINVVGVTGTKGKTSTAEVVNAILEEAGFKTALASTLRFKIDEESRRNMFKMTMPGRFFIQRFLRQAVKKKCTHAVIEITSEAQVQRRNRYIFLDALIFTNISPEHIESHGSYENYLNAKLEIAKSLENSRKPRTILVVNRDDKESAKFMAVEAKEKLAFSLTDAEPWKTSDDGGEFTFRGVPIKTKLPGKFNIYNILSASTYALSQKIEPSVIKKAVENLDQILGRVEKIRLDPKHPLFSRQDFSVVVDYAHTGDSLRQFYEVFGATRKICILGNTGGGRDTWKRGEMARIAEEHCDSIILTNEDPYDDGPMSIVNEMAKAITKKPLKIIIDRREAIREAISQARTGDFVLITGKGTDPFIMEANGKKTPWSDAKVAREELEKRLSQFKL